A genomic window from Chitinophagaceae bacterium includes:
- a CDS encoding SAM-dependent DNA methyltransferase: MTGNQLRKLEAELWRAADQLRANSKLTASEYSMPVLGLIFLRHAFNRFEKVRDEIEKNLPTHPQRGKRKVTPKDFEEKSAMFLPENSRFDKLVSLPEGSDLGAAIDEAMKAIEEINPKLIGILPKNYSIFSKDLLQELLRIFNKEVLQKAEGDVFGKIYEYFLNKFAMTGAQEGGEFFTPFSLVQTIVNVIEPDHGTVFDPACGSAGMFVQTGYFIESEGLKPAEKVTFYGQEKAETNTRLAKMNLAVHGLEGNIQEGNTFYEDKHDLRGKCDFVMANPPFNVDGVDKAKDIVKRDPRLSFGLPKNDNANYLWIQYFYSYLKAPIKGSGGRTGFVMASSASDAGHSEKDIREKLVKTGAVDVMLAIGNNFFYTRSLPCTLWFFDRGKELIPLTKGKRNADTVLMLDARKIYRKVTSKVNDFSPEQLQNLICIVNLYRGNTKKFERTVKSYLETASALAKETAQETIALQKKLQKVYQMVYDFAAKYHEENTTVTPFKDALKQIETISIYKQQNNLVEVVNMGPAMRKTETTTLENIAHLCKAIRKPQDKLVKQLLDTIATATKEYQLNKNKDWKELNLKEQLDQLRVLQLQLSGNPNEDEPGLLHETEYFWKQAHWLQSRFPDGIYTNVEGLCKVVTQKEIEGKDWSLNPGRYVGVDTATDDDFDYEERLNEIHIELEGLNEEAIALANAIAGNFKEIAI, translated from the coding sequence ATGACAGGTAACCAACTACGAAAATTAGAAGCCGAGCTCTGGAGAGCCGCCGACCAGCTAAGAGCTAATAGCAAGTTGACGGCCAGCGAATATTCAATGCCCGTATTAGGTTTGATATTTCTTCGCCATGCCTTTAACCGCTTTGAAAAAGTAAGGGACGAAATTGAAAAGAATTTACCCACACATCCGCAACGAGGTAAACGGAAAGTAACTCCCAAAGACTTTGAAGAAAAATCTGCGATGTTTTTGCCGGAGAATTCCCGGTTTGACAAATTGGTTTCACTCCCTGAAGGAAGTGATTTAGGTGCTGCCATTGACGAAGCCATGAAGGCAATAGAAGAAATCAACCCTAAACTGATTGGCATTTTACCTAAGAACTATTCCATTTTCAGTAAAGATTTATTGCAGGAGTTGCTGCGCATTTTCAACAAAGAAGTTTTGCAGAAAGCAGAAGGTGATGTGTTCGGGAAAATTTATGAATACTTCCTCAACAAATTCGCCATGACCGGTGCACAGGAAGGCGGAGAATTTTTTACGCCTTTCAGCCTGGTGCAAACAATTGTGAATGTAATTGAGCCGGATCACGGAACAGTCTTCGATCCTGCTTGTGGGAGTGCAGGCATGTTTGTACAGACCGGCTATTTTATAGAAAGTGAAGGCCTGAAACCGGCAGAAAAAGTTACTTTTTACGGACAGGAAAAAGCGGAAACAAATACCCGCTTGGCTAAAATGAATTTAGCTGTGCATGGCTTGGAAGGAAACATACAGGAAGGCAATACCTTTTATGAAGACAAACACGATTTAAGAGGCAAGTGTGATTTTGTAATGGCCAATCCGCCTTTTAATGTGGATGGAGTTGACAAAGCAAAAGATATTGTAAAGCGCGACCCACGATTGTCGTTCGGTTTGCCGAAGAACGACAACGCCAATTATCTGTGGATACAATATTTCTATTCCTATCTCAAAGCACCAATTAAAGGCTCTGGTGGCAGGACAGGTTTTGTAATGGCCTCTTCTGCAAGCGATGCTGGACACAGCGAAAAAGATATCCGCGAGAAGCTGGTAAAAACCGGAGCAGTAGATGTGATGCTGGCTATTGGCAACAACTTCTTTTACACCCGATCATTACCTTGCACTCTGTGGTTTTTTGATCGTGGAAAGGAACTCATTCCACTAACTAAGGGCAAGCGCAATGCAGATACCGTGCTGATGCTGGATGCCCGAAAAATTTACCGCAAGGTAACCAGCAAGGTAAATGACTTTAGCCCAGAGCAACTACAAAACTTAATTTGTATTGTAAATCTCTACAGGGGCAACACTAAAAAGTTTGAGCGCACTGTAAAAAGCTATTTGGAAACAGCTTCCGCTTTGGCGAAAGAAACCGCTCAAGAAACCATTGCATTGCAAAAGAAATTGCAGAAAGTGTATCAAATGGTTTACGATTTTGCTGCTAAATACCACGAAGAAAACACAACAGTTACCCCGTTTAAGGATGCGCTAAAGCAGATAGAAACCATCAGCATCTACAAACAACAAAATAATCTTGTTGAGGTGGTGAACATGGGCCCGGCAATGAGAAAAACTGAAACAACTACTTTAGAAAACATAGCACATCTGTGCAAAGCCATCCGTAAGCCACAGGACAAACTTGTTAAACAGTTGCTGGACACCATTGCAACTGCTACAAAAGAATACCAACTGAACAAAAACAAAGACTGGAAAGAGTTGAACCTGAAAGAACAACTCGATCAACTACGTGTCTTACAGTTACAACTCAGTGGCAACCCCAATGAAGATGAACCAGGACTGTTACACGAAACCGAATATTTCTGGAAACAAGCCCACTGGCTGCAAAGCCGTTTCCCGGATGGTATTTATACCAATGTGGAAGGTTTATGCAAAGTAGTAACCCAAAAAGAAATTGAAGGCAAAGACTGGAGTTTAAACCCTGGCAGGTATGTCGGCGTTGATACTGCTACTGATGATGATTTTGATTACGAAGAACGCCTTAATGAAATACACATTGAATTGGAAGGATTGAATGAGGAAGCTATCGCTTTGGCTAATGCTATTGCAGGTAATTTTAAAGAGATTGCTATATGA
- a CDS encoding restriction endonuclease subunit S, which yields MKFKKSNLANETLYLKRGISPRYVEGDGITIINQKCIRQRRIHFEFSKVCDNLKDIPEEKFLRRGDILINSTGKGTLGRSAQIKTDFEEPLLVDTHITIVRAGENMDPFYLGHLISFKEPYIEALGKGSTQQLELSRTDLGEIEIELPPLPTQHKIASILSAYDDLIENNLKRIELLEEKAFVSYMLMDKVDKYKLSDLYDTSSGGTPSRSNAEYFTGEINWFKSKELADSILLESEEKITEGAVDKSSAKLFPTGSVIMAMYGATIGKLGMLSMPSTTNQACCAIVEKDKVRSNYYILNWLLENREYVLSFRMGAAQENISQQVIKNLLVTIPKEADLKIFNFEMTPNYQLIKNIHQQNTKLREARDLLLPRLMSGEIEV from the coding sequence ATGAAATTCAAAAAAAGCAATCTTGCAAATGAAACCTTGTATTTGAAAAGAGGTATTTCTCCTAGATATGTTGAAGGAGATGGAATTACAATTATCAATCAGAAATGCATTCGTCAAAGAAGAATTCATTTTGAATTTTCTAAAGTGTGTGATAACCTAAAAGATATACCAGAAGAAAAATTCTTAAGACGAGGAGATATCTTAATTAACTCAACAGGCAAAGGAACATTAGGAAGATCAGCACAAATAAAAACAGATTTTGAGGAACCCCTTTTAGTGGATACACATATTACAATTGTTCGTGCTGGAGAAAATATGGATCCTTTCTATTTGGGCCATTTAATTTCATTTAAAGAACCATACATTGAAGCGTTGGGAAAAGGTTCAACCCAACAATTAGAGCTTTCGAGAACTGATCTTGGCGAAATTGAAATTGAACTTCCTCCTCTCCCCACCCAACACAAAATCGCCTCCATCTTATCGGCTTATGATGATTTGATAGAAAACAATTTGAAGCGAATAGAATTGTTGGAGGAGAAGGCGTTTGTTAGCTACATGTTGATGGATAAAGTTGATAAATACAAACTCTCTGATTTATATGATACAAGTTCAGGAGGAACACCATCAAGATCTAATGCAGAATATTTTACAGGAGAAATTAATTGGTTTAAATCAAAAGAATTAGCTGATAGTATTTTATTAGAAAGTGAAGAGAAAATAACTGAAGGGGCGGTTGATAAATCTTCCGCCAAATTATTTCCAACCGGATCAGTGATAATGGCAATGTATGGAGCTACTATTGGTAAGCTAGGTATGCTTTCAATGCCTTCTACAACAAATCAGGCATGTTGTGCCATTGTTGAAAAAGATAAGGTTCGAAGCAATTACTACATTTTAAACTGGTTACTTGAAAATCGTGAATATGTTTTGAGTTTCAGAATGGGCGCGGCTCAAGAAAATATTAGTCAACAAGTAATTAAAAATCTTTTAGTTACAATTCCCAAAGAAGCTGATTTGAAAATTTTCAATTTTGAAATGACCCCGAATTATCAATTAATCAAAAACATTCACCAGCAAAACACCAAACTTCGGGAGGCGCGGGATTTATTGTTGCCGAGATTGATGAGTGGAGAGATAGAAGTTTAA